The genomic window CTCAGAATCCTTATTTCCATTGGAGCTTTATTGGTCTTATACAATACTTTAAGCTTTAAACAGCATTATTTAAGTATAATTTTTCTTGTCATCCTTATTCTTTTCAATCCCGTTTTTCCTATTTATTTATATCGAAAAAGTTTATGGATTCCAATTGATACCATAACGGGAATTTTATTTCTGTTGATCAATTTCCTAGAAAAACTAATACATAAAAAGGAAGAAGAAATTACTGAAGAACCTCTTGAGCATTCGATCCCGATACATCAAAGAACTGTTACAAGAGACAGAATCGTTAATCCTAAAAAAACAAAAGAAGAAAAAACATAATGGAAAGTAATCAAATAACCGAAAATCTCAAAGCTCATTTTTTAAGATTATATCAAATGGCTGTCTGTGATGAAGATTTCAGCACCTTAGAATTAAAAATGCTTTATAAATGTGCAGAAGAAAGAGGT from Chryseobacterium camelliae includes these protein-coding regions:
- a CDS encoding DUF6804 family protein, whose amino-acid sequence is MKPFLNFCALCCFIGIFRLPIEYYTFLRILISIGALLVLYNTLSFKQHYLSIIFLVILILFNPVFPIYLYRKSLWIPIDTITGILFLLINFLEKLIHKKEEEITEEPLEHSIPIHQRTVTRDRIVNPKKTKEEKT